ACGGTCAGCGGCAGGAGCACAAACAAAGTTATTTTAAGATTCTGCAAGGCGACTTCAATTGAACTGAGCGGACTTGCAACCTGCACAATATATGAGACCCTGTTATTTTCGACTACGGGCATAGTGAGCACCCGCAATGCCGTCGGCACGTTCTTTGTAAATTCGACAGTGACCGTATCAAAGCGGATTTTTTTCTGCAGCTCTGATTTTAAGGCCTCTTTTGAAAAGATTGAAATGTTAGGGATATTTTTCGAAGTAGCGATAAGCGCTCCGTTCACGTCAAAGATCTGCACAACTATATTGAGCAGGTCCGGGTCATCTGATTTTTCTTCAACCCATCTCTGGGCAATTTTGGCAAAGTTAATATTATTTATTTTGCTGAACACTGCTTCTGATTTTATCCCGGCTGCTATGGCGTCCAATCGTTCAGCCTCCCAGTAAGTATCTATGGAGTCAACGATTCCCCCCGCCCTCGATTGCAGTAGATCATCTTTGTCTCCAAACAGCGTCTGACTGACGTTGCGGTAAAGCGCTATGCTGAATACAGAAAGCGTTAAAGCCAGTATAAGCATGTACCAGAGGATAATTTTAAACCTGATGGATTGTATAAACATATTCAGCCTGTTACTTCAGGATATAGCCCCTTCCGCGCAGCGTTTGGATCAGTTTGTTTTTATGCCCCTTGTCAATCTTGTTCCGCAGGTAATTAATGTAGACGTCTATGACATTGGTATATGTGTCGAAATTAACATCCCAGACATGTTCTGAGATCATGGTCCTGGTAACAACTGTCCCCGCGTTACGCATAAGATATTCCAGTAAAGCATACTCTTTGACGGTCAGTTCGATCTCTTCGCCTGAGCGGGTAACTTTATGGTTCAATAGATCAAGCACAAGATCACCTGTCTGTAGCTTGGTTGTCTCATAAGAATCTCTTTTCCTCAGCAGAGCCCGTATACGGGCCAACAATTCTTCAAACGCAAACGGCTTGGTCAAATAATCATCCGCCCCTGAATCCAGACCTTGAACTTTGTCTTTAACTGTGTCCCTTGCGGTAAGTATCAGGATAGGAGTGAGAATTTTTTCTTCTCTTAATTTCCTGCATAAGCTGATTCCGTCAATCTTCGGGAGCATTAAGTCCAATATCACCATGTCGTATTTTTCTGTTGTTGCGCGGAAATGCCCTTCCTCTCCGTCAGATGCTATATCCACAGAATACCCCTCTTCTTTCAGACCACGTTTTATGAAATCAGCAATCTTCTTCTCATCCTCTACAACAAGGATTCGCATTCTACTTCCTCCCTGATATTTTGACAGGCAACAATTTAGGAAGATCCCCGTGCCAATTAGTAGTTATCTCGACAGTAATGACAAAGTTATTATCGAAAATTCGTGATGTCATATCTAATTTATTTTGATTTGTTCAAAAATATTATATATCAGATGACAGGAAAAACAAGGAAGCCTCCTCAGTTCATCGACGGATATAGAGACATCGCCCTTCTTGCCCTTTACGGTAAGTGTGTTTGCCGCTGCGTCAACTGCTGTAATTTCACCGGTTACCTGCACATACTTGGCTGCTTCCTGTTTCTCTGCTGCAAAGGACATGCTTGTAACGGCAAAAACAAAAACCAACGAACGTACAACTGATAGTATCTTCTTCATTCAGAATCACCTCCTTTCATGTAAAGGTTAGATATTGGTATTACACCCAACATGACCTTATCATTTTCGTGATAATGTCCAAAGTTATAGATGAGGATTTCACGCCTTAGTGGTGGTTGACGCTAAGATAAAGTAGCCAGCACAGACAGTATAGTTCAGGCTTATCGCAGATACTTACATGGAAATTTCGGCTACAGATACTCTCTTTGATATTGCATT
This window of the Nitrospirota bacterium genome carries:
- a CDS encoding response regulator transcription factor; the encoded protein is MRILVVEDEKKIADFIKRGLKEEGYSVDIASDGEEGHFRATTEKYDMVILDLMLPKIDGISLCRKLREEKILTPILILTARDTVKDKVQGLDSGADDYLTKPFAFEELLARIRALLRKRDSYETTKLQTGDLVLDLLNHKVTRSGEEIELTVKEYALLEYLMRNAGTVVTRTMISEHVWDVNFDTYTNVIDVYINYLRNKIDKGHKNKLIQTLRGRGYILK